One Peromyscus leucopus breed LL Stock chromosome 6, UCI_PerLeu_2.1, whole genome shotgun sequence genomic region harbors:
- the Znf697 gene encoding zinc finger protein 697 isoform X1, translated as MERDWTTCTISLATSPFSCWMEQEDNQGVCEPQNSEDRGMGSDFENSEDREGDPEERGMGSNPRDTEERGHLEQEMDSNPRDDDLRGDSQEREIVSAVCPEGLLSEEEGAVLREEEDDQPGVADMALFPGLSESDSISQSPRGEEEEEEEEEEEKEEENVGENQLMEEDEQLPPPVLPWRRHLSLGGRHQGDKPAHRRFHRLHHPMAMDLGELDSLMASIMDAPTICPDCGESFSPGAAFLQHQRIHRLAEAAAVASLEPFGLAAECGGVVGMMGMGVAGGFGAGPALARPPREKPFRCGECGKGFSRNTYLTNHLRLHTGERPNLCADCGKSFSWRADLLKHRRLHTGEKPYPCPECGEAFSLSSHLLSHRRAHAAASGAGSAALRPFACGECGKGFVRRSHLANHQRIHTGEKPHGCGECGKRFSWRSDLVKHQRVHTGEKPYMCSECGETFSVSSHLFTHKRTHSGERPYVCRECGKGFGRNSHLVNHLRVHTGEKPFRCGQCEKRFSDFSTLTQHQRTHTGEKPYTCIECGKSFIQSSHLIRHRRIHTGNKPHKCAGCGKGFRYKTHLAQHQKLHVC; from the exons ATATCCTTGGCTACCTCGCCCTTTTCTTGCTGGATGGAACAGGAAGATAATCAGGGTGTGTGTGAACCCCAGAATTCCGAAGATAGAGGTATGGGTTCTGACTTTGAGAACtctgaggacagagaaggggaCCCAGAAGAAAGAGGAATGGGCTCCAATCCACGCGACACAGAAGAGAGGGGCCACCTGGAGCAGGAGATGGACTCCAACCCACGGGATGACGATCTAAGAGGGGACTCACAAGAGAGGGAAATAGTGTCCGCTGTCTGTCCAG AGGGGCTGCTGAGTGAGGAAGAAGGGGCTGTCCTCCGTGAGGAAGAGGACGACCAGCCTGGTGTGGCTGACATGGCACTGTTCCCAGGTCTGTCAGAATCTGACAGTATATCCCAGAGTCCCCgcggagaagaggaggaggaagaggaggaggaggaagagaaagaagaggaaaacgtTGGGGAGAACCAGCTGATGGAGGAAGATGAGCAGTTGCCTCCTCCGGTGCTTCCCTGGAGGCGTCACCTCTCCCTGGGGGGTCGACACCAAGGTGACAAACCTGCCCACCGCCGCTTCCACCGGCTCCATCACCCCATGGCCATGGACCTCGGGGAACTCGACAGCCTGATGGCCAGCATCATGGACGCGCCCACCATCTGCCCGGACTGCGGGGAGAGCTTCAGTCCGGGTGCCGCCTTTCTGCAGCACCAGCGCATCCACCGCCTGGCGGAGGCCGCCGCGGTGGCCAGCCTGGAGCCCTTCGGCTTGGCGGCGGAGTGcggtggggtggtggggatgaTGGGCATGGGCGTGGCCGGCGGCTTCGGGGCGGGGCCCGCGCTGGCCCGGCCCCCCCGCGAGAAGCCCTTCCGCTGCGGGGAGTGCGGCAAAGGCTTCAGCCGCAACACCTACCTGACCAACCACCTGCGGCTGCACACGGGCGAGCGGCCCAACCTGTGCGCGGACTGCGGCAAGAGCTTCAGCTGGCGCGCCGACCTGCTCAAGCACCGGCGCCTGCACACCGGCGAGAAGCCCTACCCGTGCCCGGAGTGCGGCGAGGCCTTCAGCCTCAGCTCGCACTTGCTCAGCCACCGGCGCGCGCACGCGGCGGCCAGCGGCGCGGGCTCGGCGGCGCTGCGGCCCTTCGCGTGCGGCGAGTGCGGCAAGGGGTTCGTGCGCCGCTCGCACCTGGCCAACCACCAGCGCATCCACACCGGCGAGAAGCCGCACGGCTGCGGCGAGTGCGGCAAGCGCTTCAGCTGGCGCTCGGACCTGGTGAAGCACCAGCGCGTGCACACGGGCGAGAAGCCCTACATGTGCTCCGAGTGCGGCGAGACCTTCAGCGTCAGCTCGCACCTCTTCACGCACAAGCGCACGCACTCGGGCGAGCGGCCCTACGTGTGCCGCGAGTGTGGCAAGGGCTTCGGCCGCAACTCGCACCTCGTCAACCACCTGCGCGTGCACACGGGCGAGAAGCCGTTCCGCTGCGGCCAGTGCGAGAAGCGCTTCAGCGACTTCTCCACGCTCACGCAGCACCAGCGCACGCACACCGGCGAGAAGCCCTACACGTGCATCGAGTGCGGCAAGAGCTTCATCCAGAGCTCCCACCTCATCCGCCACCGCCGCATCCACACCGGCAACAAGCCCCACAAGTGCGCGGGCTGCGGCAAGGGCTTCCGCTACAAGACGCACCTTGCGCAGCACCAGAAGTTGCACGTGTGCTAG
- the Znf697 gene encoding zinc finger protein 697 isoform X2, with translation MEQEDNQGVCEPQNSEDRGMGSDFENSEDREGDPEERGMGSNPRDTEERGHLEQEMDSNPRDDDLRGDSQEREIVSAVCPEGLLSEEEGAVLREEEDDQPGVADMALFPGLSESDSISQSPRGEEEEEEEEEEEKEEENVGENQLMEEDEQLPPPVLPWRRHLSLGGRHQGDKPAHRRFHRLHHPMAMDLGELDSLMASIMDAPTICPDCGESFSPGAAFLQHQRIHRLAEAAAVASLEPFGLAAECGGVVGMMGMGVAGGFGAGPALARPPREKPFRCGECGKGFSRNTYLTNHLRLHTGERPNLCADCGKSFSWRADLLKHRRLHTGEKPYPCPECGEAFSLSSHLLSHRRAHAAASGAGSAALRPFACGECGKGFVRRSHLANHQRIHTGEKPHGCGECGKRFSWRSDLVKHQRVHTGEKPYMCSECGETFSVSSHLFTHKRTHSGERPYVCRECGKGFGRNSHLVNHLRVHTGEKPFRCGQCEKRFSDFSTLTQHQRTHTGEKPYTCIECGKSFIQSSHLIRHRRIHTGNKPHKCAGCGKGFRYKTHLAQHQKLHVC, from the exons ATGGAACAGGAAGATAATCAGGGTGTGTGTGAACCCCAGAATTCCGAAGATAGAGGTATGGGTTCTGACTTTGAGAACtctgaggacagagaaggggaCCCAGAAGAAAGAGGAATGGGCTCCAATCCACGCGACACAGAAGAGAGGGGCCACCTGGAGCAGGAGATGGACTCCAACCCACGGGATGACGATCTAAGAGGGGACTCACAAGAGAGGGAAATAGTGTCCGCTGTCTGTCCAG AGGGGCTGCTGAGTGAGGAAGAAGGGGCTGTCCTCCGTGAGGAAGAGGACGACCAGCCTGGTGTGGCTGACATGGCACTGTTCCCAGGTCTGTCAGAATCTGACAGTATATCCCAGAGTCCCCgcggagaagaggaggaggaagaggaggaggaggaagagaaagaagaggaaaacgtTGGGGAGAACCAGCTGATGGAGGAAGATGAGCAGTTGCCTCCTCCGGTGCTTCCCTGGAGGCGTCACCTCTCCCTGGGGGGTCGACACCAAGGTGACAAACCTGCCCACCGCCGCTTCCACCGGCTCCATCACCCCATGGCCATGGACCTCGGGGAACTCGACAGCCTGATGGCCAGCATCATGGACGCGCCCACCATCTGCCCGGACTGCGGGGAGAGCTTCAGTCCGGGTGCCGCCTTTCTGCAGCACCAGCGCATCCACCGCCTGGCGGAGGCCGCCGCGGTGGCCAGCCTGGAGCCCTTCGGCTTGGCGGCGGAGTGcggtggggtggtggggatgaTGGGCATGGGCGTGGCCGGCGGCTTCGGGGCGGGGCCCGCGCTGGCCCGGCCCCCCCGCGAGAAGCCCTTCCGCTGCGGGGAGTGCGGCAAAGGCTTCAGCCGCAACACCTACCTGACCAACCACCTGCGGCTGCACACGGGCGAGCGGCCCAACCTGTGCGCGGACTGCGGCAAGAGCTTCAGCTGGCGCGCCGACCTGCTCAAGCACCGGCGCCTGCACACCGGCGAGAAGCCCTACCCGTGCCCGGAGTGCGGCGAGGCCTTCAGCCTCAGCTCGCACTTGCTCAGCCACCGGCGCGCGCACGCGGCGGCCAGCGGCGCGGGCTCGGCGGCGCTGCGGCCCTTCGCGTGCGGCGAGTGCGGCAAGGGGTTCGTGCGCCGCTCGCACCTGGCCAACCACCAGCGCATCCACACCGGCGAGAAGCCGCACGGCTGCGGCGAGTGCGGCAAGCGCTTCAGCTGGCGCTCGGACCTGGTGAAGCACCAGCGCGTGCACACGGGCGAGAAGCCCTACATGTGCTCCGAGTGCGGCGAGACCTTCAGCGTCAGCTCGCACCTCTTCACGCACAAGCGCACGCACTCGGGCGAGCGGCCCTACGTGTGCCGCGAGTGTGGCAAGGGCTTCGGCCGCAACTCGCACCTCGTCAACCACCTGCGCGTGCACACGGGCGAGAAGCCGTTCCGCTGCGGCCAGTGCGAGAAGCGCTTCAGCGACTTCTCCACGCTCACGCAGCACCAGCGCACGCACACCGGCGAGAAGCCCTACACGTGCATCGAGTGCGGCAAGAGCTTCATCCAGAGCTCCCACCTCATCCGCCACCGCCGCATCCACACCGGCAACAAGCCCCACAAGTGCGCGGGCTGCGGCAAGGGCTTCCGCTACAAGACGCACCTTGCGCAGCACCAGAAGTTGCACGTGTGCTAG